A stretch of DNA from Streptomyces sp. NBC_01197:
TCGACGAGCCGCCGATCCCGAAGCGGGTCTCCTTGCCCTCCATGGCGCCGCCCGCGATGTCGAAGGCGGGGCCGCCGTGGTGGAACTCGGTCCACATCATCAGGGCGGTGAAGGCGGTCCAGATGGTCACCATCGTCGCCAGGATCGCGTAGCCCTGCTTGAGGGAGCCCGCCATCCGGCCGAAGGTGCGTGTCATCGCGAAGGGGATGACCAGGATCAGGAAGACCTCAAGGAGGTTGGAGAGACCGTTGGGGTTCTCGAAGGGGTGGGCGGAGTTGGCGTTGAAGTAGCCGCCCCCGTTGGTGCCCAGCTCCTTGATGGCCTCCTGCGAGGCGACGGCGCCACCGTTCCACTGCTGCGATCCGCCGCCGAACTGGCCGACCTCGTGGATCCCCGCGAAGTTCTGGATGACGCCGCAGGCCACCAGGACCAGCGCGCCGACGACGGCGACGGGAAGCAGGATCCGGACGGTGCCGCGGACCAGGTCGGCCCAGAAGTTGCCCAGTTCACCGCTGCCGGACGCGGTGGTACGGGAGCGGGCGAAGCCCCGTACGAGGGCGATCGCGACGGCCATGCCGACGGCGGCCGAGACGAAGTTCTGCACCGCGAGGCCGCCGGTCTGCACGACGTGGCCCATGGCCTGCTCGCCCGAGTAGGACTGCCAGTTGGTGTTGGCGACGAAGGAGGCGGCGGTGTTGAACGCCTGGTCCGGGTCGATCGACCGGAAGCCGAGCGAGCCGGGCAGACCGCCCTGCACCCGCTGGAGCAGATAGAGAAAGAGGATGCTCACCAGGGAGAAGGCGAGGACCCCGCGGAGGTACGCCGGCCAGCGCATCGCGGAGTCGGGGTTGGCGCCGATGGCCTTGTAGATCCACTTCTCGACCCGCAGATGCCGGTCGGAGGAGTAGACGCGGGCCATGAAGTCGCCGAGCGGTCGGTAGACCAGACCAAGCGCCACGATGAGCGCGAGCATCTGGAGCACACCGGCGAGGACGGGGCTCATCAGGCTCAGAACCTCTCCGGGTGGACGAGGGCGAGGACGAGATAGCCCAGCAGGGCGACGGCCACCACGAGGCCGGTCACCGCTTCCACGGCAGAACCGGTCACAGCTTCGACACCCCCTTGGCGATGAGCGCCACCAGCGCGAGGACCGCGACCATGGTGACGACGAAGGCCACATCGGCCATCGTGAGCTCCTGAAACGGTTCGAGGATTCGGAAGAACGGACTCCCTGAGCAAACCCCCTCGAACGGCGTGTCAGCCGTCCGTTGACGCCACCCATACGGCGATCGTCCCGCCCTTGACGCGATCCCTACGCCTCGGCCTGTGACCGGGCCCCCGCAGCTGTGACCAGCAGAAAGGCCGGTGGCCCGCACCCCCGTCGGGGAGTGCGGGCCACCGGCCCTGCTGTGCTGTGTTCAAGGCTGTCCGTGCCTGCGGTTCAGCGCACCTCGGTGATCTCCGGGCCGCGCTGGAGCTGCCCCATGCCACCGGAGAAACGCGAGCCCTCCTGGTCCTCCTGCTGGACGCCGTCGGGCATCATCTGGGCGTCGTCCGGCAGCTTGAGAACGATCGGGTCCCGGGGGGCCATCGGCCCCTCACCGCGGACGACCACGGTGTCCCGGAAGATCTGCTCCAGTACCCCGGCCGCCTCGGGCTGGACAGCGCCCTGCCCCGAGATGACACCGCGCAGGAACCACCGCGGCCCGTCGACGCCGACGAAGCGCACCAGCTGCACGCCGTTCGTACCGTCCGGGAGCTGGACGGGCACCTGAGCCCGCAGCTCCCAGCCGAGCGGGCCCTCGACCTCGTCGATGATGCCGCCCTGCTGGGTGATGCCCGAGGCGATCTCCTCGCGCACCTCACCCCAGATGCCTTCCTTCTTCGGTGCCGCGAAGCCCTGGAGCTGGACGGCACTGTCGCGCAGGACGACCGTGGCCGCGACGATCGCGTCGCCCGCGACCTCGACGCGCAGCTCCATGCCCTCGACTCCGGGGACGAACAGACCGCCGAGGTCCACCCGCCCCTCGGCCGCCTCACGGACCTCGGAGATGTCCCAGGGGCCGTCGGGCCGCGGGGCGGGGGGCAGGCCGGACCTGTGTGCCCCGCTCACCTCTGCCGACTCATCGCTCCCGGCGCCGGCGCCGTCGTCGAACTGCCCGGCCTCGCCCGTCGCGTCCTCGTCGGAACCGCTGTTCTTGCGACGTCCGAACACGTCACTGTCCTTCCCGGTCGGATACGACCGATGCGTATCGATTCCCACCCTGTGGCCCGCCCACAGCGGCATGTCCGCCGGTGGACCCGAAGCCCCCTCCGGCCCGTGCCGAGCCGGGAAGCTCCGCCACCTCGTGGAAGCGCACCTTCTCGACCTGCTGTACTACCAGCTGGGCGATCCGGTCGAAGCGCTCGAACCGCACCGTCTCGCGCGGATCGAGATTGACCACGATCACCTTGATCTCTCCACGGTACCCGGCATCGACCGTCCCCGGGGCATTCACCAGGGCAACCCCGCAGCGGGCCGCGAGCCCCGAGCGCGGGTGCACGAAGGCGGCGTACCCGTCGGGCAGCGCCACCGAGATCCCGGTGGGCAGCACGGTCCGCTCCCCCGGCGCCAGCTCGGCGGCCTCGGTGGTCACCAGATCGGCGCCCGCGTCGCCCGGGTGCCCGTAAGCGGGGAGCGGCACGTCGGGGTCGACACGGCGGATCAGTACGTCTACAGGAGTACGGCTCATGGGTTCACCTCGAAGGCGCGGGCGCGCTTGATCTGGTCGGGATCGTCCATCGCTGCCCGGATCTCCTCCGGCCGCCCGTTCTCGGTGAAGTGCTCGACCTTGACCTCGATGAACAGGCCCTCGGCGCGGACCGCGACAGGCCCGTCCGGGCCGCCGATCCGGCCGGTCGCCGTGGAGTAGATCTTCCGGCCGCTCACCGCGGTGACCTGGGCGTCCAGATGGAGCGCGGTGCCCACCGGGACGGGCCGTACGAAGTCGGTCTCCAGTCGGCCGGTCACCGCGATGACCCGCAGCAGCCAGTTCAGCGAGCCGAGCGTCTCGTCGAGCGCGGACGTCAGCACACCGCCGTGCGCGAGGCCCGGAGCGCCCTGATGGGCGGGCTTCACGGTGAACTCGGCGGTGACGCTCACACCTTCGCCGGCCCGCGCCTGGAGGTGCAGCCCGTGCGGCTGTCCCTCGCCGCAGCCGAAACAGTGCGCGTAGTGCGCTCCGAGCAGCTCTCCGGGGGCCGGGGCATCGTGGTGGCGCACGGGCGCTATGGCGTCGGCCGGGGGCGTCAGAGCTGAAGATGTTCGTGTCACAGCCGCAGACATTACCCGCGCGGCAACGCGGGGACGGCACCATGCCAAGCTTGGCTTTATGCAGCCTTACGAAGAACGTCTCACCGCGCCCCGTTCCTGGTGGCTTATCGCCCTGCTCGTCGGGTTCGCGGGCGCGCTGATCACCCTGCCGCTCGGCACGCTGCCGATGCTCGGCGGCCTGGTCGGCGGGGCGGCGGTGGCAGGCATCATCGTGAGTTCGTACGGCTCGGTGCGCATCCGGGTCGTGGCGGGCTCGCTCGTCGCGGGCGACGCGAAGATCCCGCTGTCCGCGCTGGGCGAGGCCACGGTGCTGGATGCCGAGGAGACGGTCGCCTGGCGCTCGTACAAGGCCGATCCGCGCGCCTTCATGCTGATGCGCAGCTATGTGCGCACGGCCGTGCGGGTGGAGATCACGGATCCGGCGGACCCGACGCCGTACGCCTATCTCTCGACCCGCAACCCGGAGTCGCTCAGGACGGCGCTGACCGCGGTGCCCGCCGCCCAGGACTGACGGCCGCGGGCCGTCAGAGCCCCTTCTTGGTCTTCCCGCCGGGAAGTTCCTTGGGCTGCTGCAGCGGTGGCAGCTCGGGGAGGGCGTCCCAGGGGACCTGGCGCTTGCGCATGTCCTTGCGCACCTTGTCGGCGAGTTTCCTGGTGTCCCGGCGGTTCATCACGGCGCCGACGGTGGCTCCCACCATGAACGGCATCAGGTTCGGCAGGTCGCGGACCGTGCGCTTCATGATCTGCTGGCGCATTTCGCGCTTCATCTGGCCGCCGAGCGCGGTGAACGTGGCCGGCTTGGTGATGTCGAAGCCCCGCTCGCCCGACCACGCGTGCAGATAGGCGGTGGAGCGGTCCTTGAGGCCGCCCGGCGGGCGCATCCCGTAGACCTCGTGCAGTTCGGCGATGAGCTTCAGCTCGATCGCGGCGACCCCGGTGATCTCCGCGGCGATCTCGGCCGGCATGGCGAGCGGTACGGGGAGCATCGCAGCCGCTCCGATGCCCGCGCCGACGGTGGACGTCGCGTTGGCCGCGCCCGCGACGAGCCGGTCGGCGATCTCCTCCGGGCCGAGACCGGGAAAGTGCTTGCGCAGCGTCGTGAGGTCGCGGACCGGGATCCGGGGTGCGATGTCGATGATGCGGTCGGTGATGTACGCGAACCCCGCCTTCGCGCCGTCGCCGCCCTTCTGGATGCCCTGCTGTATCCCGTGCTGTATGCCGTGACCGATAGCGCCCAGCCGACGGGCCCGGGTCATGGGTCCGTCCTGCACGCCCTGTGCCACCGCGGCGAAGGGCGCCGCTTCGTCGAGCGAGGCCGGGAGGCCCCGCTCGTCGTCACGTGCGCTGCTGACGAGCGCGCTCGCCCCGTGGTCGTCCTCCTCCGGGGGCCGGAGGGCGAGGGGCTCGGCGGGTGCTTCCGCACCTTCTGCCGGGCCCGTGCCGCCCTGCTGGTCCTCGGGGGAACCCTTCCGCCGGAAGCGTCGCTTCCGGGACGGTTTCGCGCCTGCCACTACCGACTGCCTCAGTCGCAGTCGCGGCAGATGGGCTGGCCGTTCTTCTCGCGCGCCAGCTGACTGCGGTGGTGCACGAGGAAGCAGCTCATGCAGGTGAACTCGTCGGCCTGCCGGGGCAGCACCCGGACCGACAGCTCTTCGTTGGACAGGTCGGCGCCGGGCAGCTCAAGGCCCTCGGCCTGCTCGAACTCGTCGACGTCGACAGCAGCCGTCGACTTGTCGTTCCGACGTGCCTTGAGCTCTTCCAGGCTGTCCTGGTCGCTGTCGTCGTCGGTCTTGCGTGGAGTGTCGTAATCCGTAGCCATGTCGCGCTCTCCCCCTCTGGGTATTTGCGGTGTCTCCAGCGCACGTAACGCGTGAGAGGCCGGACTTGTGCCCGACCCGAGGCGGAGATTTTGCCTCACATCAAGGTCTGTTACTCAATCGACACCCAACCGGATCCCTGGGGAGAGATCGATTTGGATGGCGATCGGGACCGTACACGGTCCCGGGGTAGTGCTTTGCGGGCACCACCCGTGTACTTCCCGTGATCGCACCCCCTGGAAACCCAGGGTTTTCCCGGGTTTTCGGGGATTTGGGGATCACGGAGAGTAGGTAGACGGAAATCGGTCCTGTGATGGATCGCACATCCGTCTCACAGGAACGCGTCCCCGAAAATTCCGCGCAAAGCGAACATCCGGCCTACCCCCGCCGACCGGCTCAGACAGGCAACGTGACACGCATCACGAGGCCACCGCCCTCGCGGGGCTCCGCGATGATACGGCCTCCGTGGGCGCGGGCAACCGAGCGCGCGATGGACAGACCGAGCCCGACGCCCTTGTCGCTGCCGGTCCGCTCGGTGCGCAGGCGTCTGAACGGCTCGAAGAGGTTGTCAATCTCGTAAGCGGGAACCACGGGACCCGTGTTCGAGACCACCAGCAGCGCCTGGCCGGGCTGCAGTTCGGTGGTGACCTCCACCCAGCCGTCCTCCGCGACGTTGTAGCGCACGGCGTTCTGGACGAGGTTGAGGGCGATGCGCTCCAGCAGGATGCCATTGCCCTGGACGACCGCCGGCGACTGCTCTCCACGGATCTCCACCCCTCTCGTTGCGGCCTCCGCGAGGGTCTGGTCGATGGCGCGGGTGGCGACCTCGGCCAGGTCGACCGGTTTCCGCTCGACGATCTGGTTGTCGCTGCGGGCGAGCAGCAGCAGCCCCTCGACCAGCTGCTCGCTGCGCTCGTTGGTGGCCAGCAGCGTCTTGCCGAGCTGGGTGAGCTCGACGGGCGCACCCGGGTCGGAGAGGTGCACCTCCAGAAGCGTGCGGTTGATGGCCAGCGGTGTGCGGAGTTCGTGCGACGCGTTGGCGACGAACCGCTGCTGAGCGGTGAAGGCCCGCTCCAGCCGGTCGAGCATCTCGTCGAAGGTGTCGGCGAGCTCCTTGAGCTCGTCGTCCGGGCCGTCCAGCTCGATCCGCCGGGTCAGGTCCGTACCGGCCACGCGGCGGGCCGTACGGGTCATCCTGCCGAGCGGGGACAGCACCCGGCCGGCCACCGCGTAGCCGAAGGCGAACGCGATGATGCTGAGGCCGACCAGGGCGTACAGCGACCGGGCCAGCAGGTGGTCGAGTGCCTGCTGGCGCTGGTGGTTGACGCAGGAGTTCATGGCCTGGTTGAACTGGTCCGCGGAACCACCGTTGGTGGGCAGGTTGCACACTCCGCTGGTGACCTGACCCGAGACGATCTTGAAAGGCAGCTGGCCGCCGACGTTGAGCGCCTGCGCCGCCAGCATGTAGATGATGGTCAGCAGCAGGATCCCGGCGATCAGGAACATCCCGCCGTACAGCAGCGTCAGGCGTATCCGGATGGTCGGCCGCAGCAGCGGGGAGAGGGACTCCGAGCTCTTCGGGTCCCAGGTCGGTTTGGGCGGCGCCGCGGGCGCCGCCGGGCTGTTGGCCACGGGGCGCTCAGATCCGGTAGCCCGAGCCCGGCACGGTCACGATGACCGGAGGCTCACCGAGCTTGCGGCGCAGTGTCATGACGGTCACCCGTACGACGTTGGTGAAGGGATCGGTGTTCTCGTCCCAGGCCTTCTCCAGGAGCTGCTCGGCCGAGACGACCGCGCCCTCGCTGCGCATCAGCACTTCGAGCACGGCGAACTCCTTGGGGGCCAGCTGGATCTCGCGGCCCTCCCGGAAGACCTCGCGGCGGTTGGGGTCCAGCTTGATGCCGGCCCGCTCCAGAACCGGCGGCAGGGCGACCGTCGTACGGCGCCCGAGTGCCCGGACCCGCGCGGTCAGCTCGGTGAACGCGAAAGGCTTCGGCAGATAGTCGTCCGCGCCGAGCTCCAGGCCCTCCACGCGGTCGCTGACGTCGCCCGAAGCGGTGAGCATCAGCACCCGGGTGGGCATACCGAGTTCGACGATCTTGCGGCAGACGTCGTCGCCGTGGATCACCGGCAGGTCCCTGTCGAGGACCACGACGTCGTAGTCGTTGACCCCGATCCGCTCCAGGGCCGCGGCGCCGTCGTACACGACGTCGACGGCCATGGCCTCCCGGCGAAGTCCGGTGGCCACCGCATCGGCGAGCAGCTGCTCGTCCTCGACGACGAGTACGCGCACGGCGCTTGTCCTTCCGTTACAGCCCGTGTCCGGGCAGGTCCTGCAGGGGGGTGTGCACTTCTGTGTACTTCCATCCTGCCCCGTACGGCCATAAACCGGCTGTAAGGCAGTGCTCGGCAGCGGTCCCCGGGGAATTCAGGGATTCCCGGTGCGGTTGAGGTTTCTCTGAGGCAGAGCAAGGGGAGGACGACTGCACACCCGCCGATCACGCCCTGTACGGGGCGCGCCACACCCCGCTCCGAGACCACCGGGGCGCGTGATCAGTTGACAACCCCCGGCACACCCCCGTGCCACCGACCCACGACGAGGGGGCGCACCCATGGACGCATTCACCGCAGGTCTGCTGCAGCGTATAAAGGCCACCCAGACCGACCTGACGCGTGCCCGCGAGTCCGGCGACGACTTCCTGGCGGAGGTCGAGCAGGGCGAGCTGGACGATCTTCACCGCCTCGCGGCCGAACACGGCGTGGCGGTCGAGCCCGCCCTGACAGCCGAGTGCGGCGCGGACATCCGCACCGCGGCTGCCTGACCAAGTACAGCGCGTCCACGAGGCCCCCGGCACCGTTCCAGGTGCCGGGGGCCTCGTACGTGCTCAGTCGTGCCAGGCGCCGTACTGCTCCAGCAGCGCCTGGAGCGGTTCGAAGACGCCGGGTGACGCGGCGACCGTCAGGTCGTCCGTCGGGCGCTCTCCCGGCCGCCCACCGGTCAGTGCGCCCGCCTCGCGGGCGATCAGGTCACCGGCCGCCCGGTCCCAGGGGTGCAGCCCCCGCTCGTAGTAGCCGTCGAGCCGGCCGGCGGCCACGTCGCAGAGGTCGATGGCCGCCGAGCCGCCGCGCCGGATGTCCCGCAACTGCGGGATCAGCCGCTGGGCCACGGCCGCCTGGTGGGTGCGCACGGTCGTGACGTAGTTGAAGCCGGTCGACACCAGCGCCTGGTCGAGCGGGGGCGCGGGCCTGCACCGCAGCCGCGCGCCGCCGAGGTGGGCACCGCCGCCGCGCACCGCGTGGAACGTCTCGCCGCGCATCGGGGCCGCCACCACCCCAGCGACCGTCTCGCCGTCCTGCTCGGCCGCGATCGAGACGGACCAAGTGGGCAGCCCATAGAGGTAGTTCACGGTTCCGTCCAGCGGGTCGATGACCCATCGGACACCGCTGGTGCCCTCGGAGCTCGCCCCCTCCTCACCCAGGAAGCCGTCGTCGGGACGGAGGCCGGTGAGGTAGCCGGTGATCAGCTTCTCGGCCGCGATGTCCATCTCGGTGACGACGTCGATGGGGCTGGACTTGGTCGCCGCCACCTCCAGGTCGGCGGGGCGCCCGTCCCGCAGCAGCGCCCCGGCGCGCCTCGCGGCCTCCAGGGCCAGTTCGAGCAGTTCGGTGTGGAGCGGATCGGTCACGGTTCTCCGTAGGTTGTTAGGCGGCCCGGGAGGGCCGGGTGTGGCTTATGGTTCTCTGCCTTCAGTGGCTTCGAAGGAGTGGCCGCCCGGCTCTCCGGGGCGCCCTGGCTGCTGATTACGCGTACGGGCTCCGGCTGATTACGCGTAGGGGCTGTCGGCGCCCGCGGCCGCCGGCTTGGCCGTGCGGGCCGGGCAGCAGCCGACCGGGCAGACGTCGTGCGATGCGCCCAGCGCGCCGAGGGCGCAGCGCTCCACGGGGCGGCCCCGCTCGGTGGCCGCCCGCTCCAGCAGGAGGTCGCGTACCGCGGCGGCGAAGCGCGGGTCGGCGCCGACGGTCGCCGACCGTACGGCGGGCAGGCCCAGTTCGGCCGCCTTCGCGACCGCCTCGGTGTCCAGGTCGTACAGGACCTCCATGTGGTCCGACACGAAGCCGATGGGCACCATGACGACCGCGGGCACCCCCGCCCCGTGCAGCTCCGTGAGGTGCTCACAGATGTCCGGTTCCAGCCACGGGGTCTGCGGCGAGCCGCTGCGCGACTGGTAGACGAGCCGCCAGGGGTGGTCGACGCCCGTCTCGGCGCGGACCTTCTCGACGATCACCCGTGCCACGTCCAGGTGCTCGGCGACGTACGCCCCGCCGTCGGGCCCCGAGCTGTCGGCGGCCGCGGTGGGGATGGAGTGCGTGGTGAACGCCAGGTGCGCCCCGGCCCGGACCGCGTCGTCCAGCTCCGCCAGGGACTTCAGGACGCCGTCGGCCATCGGCCCGACGAACCCCGGGTGGTTGAAGTAATGCCGCAGCTTGTCGACCCGCGGCAGTTCCAGGCCCTCCGCCTCCAGCGTGGCCAGCGCCCCCGCGAGGTCCTCGCGGTACTGGCGGCAGCCGGAGTACGAGGCGTACGCGCTGGTGGCCAGGACGGCGATACGGCGGTGCCCGTCGGCGGTCATCTCCCGCAGGGTGTCGGTCAGGTACGGCGCCCAGTTGCGGTTGCCCCAGTACACCGGCAGGTCGAGACCGTGCCCGGCGAAGTCCTTGCGGAGCGCGTCGAGGAGGGCCCGGTTCTGGCCGTTGATGGGGCTGACCCCGTCGAACAGGAAGTAGTGCTGTCCCACCTCCTTGAGCCGTTCCTTCGGGATGCCGCGGCCGCGGGTCACGTTCTCCAGGAACGGGACCACGTCGTCCGGGCCCTCGGGACCGCCGAAGGAGAGCAGCAGGAGGGCGTCGTAGGGAGCTGGATCACGCTGATCGGACATGCCCCAGATCCTGCCACCCGGGTCCGACAGGCTCCGGGACCCCCCACGGAACGCCTGGTCGGAGCCGCCCCCGGTGCTCGGCGCCGATCAGCGCCCGTAAGCTGCGCGGACCACCAGTACGCCTTACCGGAGCCCTTCTTGACCAGTCCTTACCGTGCGATCTTCGCCGCCCCCGGCACCAAGGGGTTCTCGGCGGCCGGACTTCTCGGCCGGATGCCGCTGTCCATGCTGGGCATCGGCGTGGTGACCATGATCTCGCAGCTCACCGGGCGGTACGGCCTGGCCGGCGCGCTCTCCGCGACGCTGGCGCTGTCCGCGGCCGCCATCGGCCCGCAGATCTCCCGGCTCGTCGACCGGCACGGACAGCGGCGGGTGCTGCGCCGGGCGACCGCCGTCTCCGCCGTCGCCGTGGCGGGACTGCTGGTCTGTGCGCAGCAGCGGCTGCCGGACTGGACGCTCTTCGTCTGCGCGGCCGGCGGGGGCTGTGTCCCGAGCGTCGGCTCGATGGTCCGGGCCCGCTGGGCGGCGATCCACCGGGGCGATCCGCGGATGCTGCACGCCGCGTACTCCTGGGAGTCGATCGTCGACGAGGTGTGCTTCATCTTCGGTCCGATCCTCTCCATCGGGCTCTCCACCGCCTGGTTCCCCGAGGCGGGTCCGCTGATGGCGGGCGGCTTCCTCGTCGCGGGGGTGTGCTGGCTGACCGCGCAGCGCGCCACCGAACCGGCCCCGCATCCGCACGGCCACGGCCCCGGCGGCTCCGCACTGGGCTCCCCCGGGCTGCGGCTGCTGGTGCTGACGTTCGTGGCAACGGGAGCGATCTTCGGGTCGATCGACGTGGTGACGGTCGCGTTCGCCGACGAGCGCGGCCACAAGGCACTGGCCAGTCTGGTCCTCGCGGTGTACGCGCTCGGATCGTGTCTGGCCGGGGCGGTCTTCGGACTGCTGCACCTGCGGGGGGCCGCTTCCAGCAGATGGCTGGTGGGGGTGTGCGCGATGGCGCTGAGTATGATCCCCCTCCAACTGGCCGGGAACCTGCCGTTTCTGGCCGGGGCGCTCTTCGTCGCGGGGCTCTTCGTCGCACCGACGATGGTGACCACGATGGCCCTCATCGAGCAGCACGTACCGCGCAGCAGGCTGACCGAGGGCATGACCTGGACCAGCACCGGGCTCGCTGTCGGTGTGGCACTCGGCTCCTCGGCCGCCGGCTGGGCGGTCGACGCGGGCGGGGCACGCCAGGGGTATCTGGTGCCGCTCGTGGCGGGAGCGCTCGCGGCCGCGGTGGCGTTGCCCGGCTACCGCCGGCTCAATGTGCCGGTGCCACTAGACGGGAGCGGGGCGGATGACCGGTACATCAAGAACACCGGCTGCGGCACGGACGGCGACGGCGGTACGGCCGGCGGG
This window harbors:
- the kdpA gene encoding potassium-transporting ATPase subunit KdpA: MSPVLAGVLQMLALIVALGLVYRPLGDFMARVYSSDRHLRVEKWIYKAIGANPDSAMRWPAYLRGVLAFSLVSILFLYLLQRVQGGLPGSLGFRSIDPDQAFNTAASFVANTNWQSYSGEQAMGHVVQTGGLAVQNFVSAAVGMAVAIALVRGFARSRTTASGSGELGNFWADLVRGTVRILLPVAVVGALVLVACGVIQNFAGIHEVGQFGGGSQQWNGGAVASQEAIKELGTNGGGYFNANSAHPFENPNGLSNLLEVFLILVIPFAMTRTFGRMAGSLKQGYAILATMVTIWTAFTALMMWTEFHHGGPAFDIAGGAMEGKETRFGIGGSSIFSVATTLTSTGAVNSFHSSFTGFGGGITMLGMQLGEIAPGGVGSGLYGMLIMAVIAVFIAGLMVGRTPEYLGKKIGVREIKFAACYILVTPALVLCFTAAAMALPTPGHSMTNSGAHGFSEILYAYTSGANNNGSAFAGLGADTQWFNTTIGLAMLLGRFVPMVFVLALAGSLAGQRRIPETSGTLRTDKPLFAGLLVGTILIIAGLTYFPALALGPLAEGLAS
- the kdpF gene encoding K(+)-transporting ATPase subunit F, with translation MEAVTGLVVAVALLGYLVLALVHPERF
- a CDS encoding DUF3710 domain-containing protein gives rise to the protein MFGRRKNSGSDEDATGEAGQFDDGAGAGSDESAEVSGAHRSGLPPAPRPDGPWDISEVREAAEGRVDLGGLFVPGVEGMELRVEVAGDAIVAATVVLRDSAVQLQGFAAPKKEGIWGEVREEIASGITQQGGIIDEVEGPLGWELRAQVPVQLPDGTNGVQLVRFVGVDGPRWFLRGVISGQGAVQPEAAGVLEQIFRDTVVVRGEGPMAPRDPIVLKLPDDAQMMPDGVQQEDQEGSRFSGGMGQLQRGPEITEVR
- the dut gene encoding dUTP diphosphatase, with the translated sequence MSRTPVDVLIRRVDPDVPLPAYGHPGDAGADLVTTEAAELAPGERTVLPTGISVALPDGYAAFVHPRSGLAARCGVALVNAPGTVDAGYRGEIKVIVVNLDPRETVRFERFDRIAQLVVQQVEKVRFHEVAELPGSARAGGGFGSTGGHAAVGGPQGGNRYASVVSDREGQ
- a CDS encoding PaaI family thioesterase translates to MTRTSSALTPPADAIAPVRHHDAPAPGELLGAHYAHCFGCGEGQPHGLHLQARAGEGVSVTAEFTVKPAHQGAPGLAHGGVLTSALDETLGSLNWLLRVIAVTGRLETDFVRPVPVGTALHLDAQVTAVSGRKIYSTATGRIGGPDGPVAVRAEGLFIEVKVEHFTENGRPEEIRAAMDDPDQIKRARAFEVNP
- a CDS encoding DUF3093 domain-containing protein; amino-acid sequence: MQPYEERLTAPRSWWLIALLVGFAGALITLPLGTLPMLGGLVGGAAVAGIIVSSYGSVRIRVVAGSLVAGDAKIPLSALGEATVLDAEETVAWRSYKADPRAFMLMRSYVRTAVRVEITDPADPTPYAYLSTRNPESLRTALTAVPAAQD
- a CDS encoding DUF4193 domain-containing protein; its protein translation is MATDYDTPRKTDDDSDQDSLEELKARRNDKSTAAVDVDEFEQAEGLELPGADLSNEELSVRVLPRQADEFTCMSCFLVHHRSQLAREKNGQPICRDCD
- a CDS encoding sensor histidine kinase — encoded protein: MANSPAAPAAPPKPTWDPKSSESLSPLLRPTIRIRLTLLYGGMFLIAGILLLTIIYMLAAQALNVGGQLPFKIVSGQVTSGVCNLPTNGGSADQFNQAMNSCVNHQRQQALDHLLARSLYALVGLSIIAFAFGYAVAGRVLSPLGRMTRTARRVAGTDLTRRIELDGPDDELKELADTFDEMLDRLERAFTAQQRFVANASHELRTPLAINRTLLEVHLSDPGAPVELTQLGKTLLATNERSEQLVEGLLLLARSDNQIVERKPVDLAEVATRAIDQTLAEAATRGVEIRGEQSPAVVQGNGILLERIALNLVQNAVRYNVAEDGWVEVTTELQPGQALLVVSNTGPVVPAYEIDNLFEPFRRLRTERTGSDKGVGLGLSIARSVARAHGGRIIAEPREGGGLVMRVTLPV
- a CDS encoding response regulator transcription factor; the encoded protein is MRVLVVEDEQLLADAVATGLRREAMAVDVVYDGAAALERIGVNDYDVVVLDRDLPVIHGDDVCRKIVELGMPTRVLMLTASGDVSDRVEGLELGADDYLPKPFAFTELTARVRALGRRTTVALPPVLERAGIKLDPNRREVFREGREIQLAPKEFAVLEVLMRSEGAVVSAEQLLEKAWDENTDPFTNVVRVTVMTLRRKLGEPPVIVTVPGSGYRI
- a CDS encoding inositol monophosphatase family protein, whose protein sequence is MTDPLHTELLELALEAARRAGALLRDGRPADLEVAATKSSPIDVVTEMDIAAEKLITGYLTGLRPDDGFLGEEGASSEGTSGVRWVIDPLDGTVNYLYGLPTWSVSIAAEQDGETVAGVVAAPMRGETFHAVRGGGAHLGGARLRCRPAPPLDQALVSTGFNYVTTVRTHQAAVAQRLIPQLRDIRRGGSAAIDLCDVAAGRLDGYYERGLHPWDRAAGDLIAREAGALTGGRPGERPTDDLTVAASPGVFEPLQALLEQYGAWHD
- a CDS encoding ferrochelatase, translating into MSDQRDPAPYDALLLLSFGGPEGPDDVVPFLENVTRGRGIPKERLKEVGQHYFLFDGVSPINGQNRALLDALRKDFAGHGLDLPVYWGNRNWAPYLTDTLREMTADGHRRIAVLATSAYASYSGCRQYREDLAGALATLEAEGLELPRVDKLRHYFNHPGFVGPMADGVLKSLAELDDAVRAGAHLAFTTHSIPTAAADSSGPDGGAYVAEHLDVARVIVEKVRAETGVDHPWRLVYQSRSGSPQTPWLEPDICEHLTELHGAGVPAVVMVPIGFVSDHMEVLYDLDTEAVAKAAELGLPAVRSATVGADPRFAAAVRDLLLERAATERGRPVERCALGALGASHDVCPVGCCPARTAKPAAAGADSPYA
- a CDS encoding MFS transporter, coding for MTSPYRAIFAAPGTKGFSAAGLLGRMPLSMLGIGVVTMISQLTGRYGLAGALSATLALSAAAIGPQISRLVDRHGQRRVLRRATAVSAVAVAGLLVCAQQRLPDWTLFVCAAGGGCVPSVGSMVRARWAAIHRGDPRMLHAAYSWESIVDEVCFIFGPILSIGLSTAWFPEAGPLMAGGFLVAGVCWLTAQRATEPAPHPHGHGPGGSALGSPGLRLLVLTFVATGAIFGSIDVVTVAFADERGHKALASLVLAVYALGSCLAGAVFGLLHLRGAASSRWLVGVCAMALSMIPLQLAGNLPFLAGALFVAGLFVAPTMVTTMALIEQHVPRSRLTEGMTWTSTGLAVGVALGSSAAGWAVDAGGARQGYLVPLVAGALAAAVALPGYRRLNVPVPLDGSGADDRYIKNTGCGTDGDGGTAGGDLA